The Trachemys scripta elegans isolate TJP31775 chromosome 24, CAS_Tse_1.0, whole genome shotgun sequence region GCTGACCCAGCCGAGGGaactggcctgcagggggcgtCTGGGCAGCGCTGACCTGGCCAAGGGAACTGGATGATGAGGGGTGTCCTGGCGGCGCTGACCTGGCCAAGGGAGCCAGCTGAAGGGGGGCGTCCAGGTGGCGCTGNGACCCAGCCGAGGGaactggcctgcagggggcgtCTGGGCAGCGCTGACCTGGCCAAGGGAACTGGATGATGAGGGGTGTCCTGGCGGCGCTGACCTGGCCAAGGGAGCCAGCTGAAGGGGGGCGTCCAGGTGGCGCTGACCCGGCCGAGGGAGCCGGCTGAAGGGGGGCATCCAGGTGGCGCTGACCTGGCTGAGGGAGCCGGCCTGCAGGTGGCGTCCAGGCGGCGCTGACCCGGCCGAGGGAGCTGGCCAACGAGGGGCGTCCGGGTGACGCTGACCTGGCTGAGGGAGCCGGCCTGCAGGTGGCGTCCAGGCGGCGCTGACCCAGCTGCAGTCTCAGATCCAGCTCAGTCTCCCGTGGCCCCTGGCGGCCAGCACAGCTTCAGGAGATGGCGTCAGCCTGGCCTGGCTCCGGGGGCGGTTCTGCCATCATGATGCCCTGGTGCAGCTTCTCCAGGGAGACCTTcatctgtgggggggagggggggggaggcaggaaagGTACCAGTTATTGCCGAACGGCCGACAGCCAATGAAGAGGGCTTCAGCCTTgtagtcctggctcccaccccacccctccccccatctagaCTACACTCCCCTCAgagcagggagagaacccaggagtcctggtgcccAGACCCCCAAACACActaaccccactcccctcccagagctgaggagaaaacccaggcatcctggttcccagcccctctACTCTAATCAGTAGATGACACTTTCCCCAGTGACTCCTCTTTCCTTGGGCTCCCATTAGGGTCTTGCTGCCAGGCAGGGGGTGCTCCAAGTAGCTCTGGGTGCAGGACTCAGGGGCTGGGTGACTGCACATTAGCTCTGCTGGCCCCAGGCTCTGCACGAGCAGAGCTGCAGGCCTCCCTGAGCAGGGACCCAAAGAGCCGAGCGAGCCTGGCCCGACCCGGCCCAGCAGCATCACCTCATCCAGCAGCTCCACAGAGGCCTCCAGGATCCGCCTCCACTTCTGCACCTCGGCACCATGGAAACGCCGCTGCAGCTCTAGGACCTCGGCCCACTCGCCTGCTGTCCGAGGCAGCTtcctggggagcagggggtcACTGCCAGCTGAGATGGGGATTGCCCCATCTGCCCCAAATGCCAGCTGCTGGGACCCCTCCCCTGGCACCTCAACCCCACTTCAACAATACCCAACCCCCTTACCCCCAGGATTGCCCCCATCACCTTGGCCTGTGTTCCCCAtactaccccctcccccactgccagaaatctccccattcccctccctggCAGCCCCCCCGCGCCGGGATCACTCACCCTCGGGCCAGTGCGGAGGCCTGCCAGGCCTGGAAGGCGCGGGCTGTGTGCTCCAGCGCCCACAGCCGGTATAACAGCATCACATTGAGAACCACCAGGACCagcaggctggggggagagggaggatgaggggctggcagagccccACCACAGGCCTGATGCTGGTAAGGGTCACCCAGTGTCCCTAGGACACAGCCTTGTGTACATGGggcagaacccaggcatcctggttcccagccccctgctctaaccgctacacctcacccccaccccctcccagagccggggagagaacccaggagttctggccccaccccccagttacATGTGTGGCTGTCTCAGGCCCCATCTCCCTGCCCAGAACATGCTCAAGGCAGACTGTCAGATTTGCATACTGTGCTCTGATTGGTGGGGTCTGGAGCTGAGGCCTGCCATCACTCGGCATGTCAGTGGTATGTTGGCCAATCAAAGCGCAGTATGCAAATCATGCCACCTCAGTCAGTGCTCCAGAGAAATGGGAGCTCAGAACACTAGGGACGGGGctcagcagggcagggctgatgctggggggaggcagggatggtgctggggggTGTCTGGGGGCACAAAGGGGGCAGGGGGTCCATGGCAGCCAGCGGGAcatgggcgggggggcggggggtcacACTGTACCTCACACAGATCCTGTgaggcagcagagacagaaggaaggaaagagacacGTAAGTCCTCACCCCTGAGAATCATCCCATAACTCCCTCCACATGCAGCCCCCCATCCCATACACAGCACTTCTTACacaatccctcctccccacacagtcccccccccaacactcccCCCACCAATAGCTCCTGTCTGGCCATACAGAGAGCAgctctcatcccccacccccaccccagtccaaCTCCTACATCCCAACTCGGGAAAGtgtctgtggctctgcccccAGGGGTACCCCTGCTCTGCCATACCCCCTCACATCACCCACAGAGCTGAGCCTGAGCCCAGCCCTGGATGGGTGTGACCCAAATTCTggaccctccccacacacagagctCCATCCCCCCATTATTCCCATcagagccctgccccagctccccacattatgccccccagagccctgcctggcccCCCACATCACTCCTTCAAAGAGCCCCAGACCCCATTAGTCCCATCCCCCCATAGCTCAATCACCCACCCCTGCCTCCCCATAGCCCAGCCCCGCATGTCCCTTACACCAGGCTGACGATGAGGATGAGGGTGGACACGGTGGGGCCCCGGCTCCGCTCCATGAGCTGCTGGGAGAGTCGGGCTGCCAGGCTGCctgcggggagagggggcaggttAGGCGGGGACCAGGCCAGCCCCATGGGCCCAGGAGTCACTCCCCATAGGGGACTGCAgcagcctgtctcccattctctggCAGGGAGGAATAGCTGTCCCTGCAGGCTCCCTGATGGGGGATCATCGGGGACAAGGCATGTTCCCCCTTACCAGGGGACGGTGATGAGGGAAGGCTCCAGACAGGGCGATGGGGATGGGGGATAGGGATGGGGACGAGTTTGAGGGGGGCGGGTTCCCTTTGGGCTGgagatggggttggggtgggttCTGGGGGCAGGATACAGGAGGGGGCACATTTCCTTTGGGTGGGTTGTGGGTGGAGGGTTGGGGGCAGGTTCCCCTTTACCCGATGGGGGGGGCGACAGGTTCCCTCTGGACATGGGCGGGGATGCGGTGGGTTACAGGCAGGGGCGGGTTTTCCCTTACTGGAAGGGCGCAGGGTGCGGGGCCCCGTCTCGCTGGGGGGCAGTGTGGCCAGGGTGGGCTCAGCATGGGGGGCCCTCCAGCCCAGTGTGCGCTTCCTGCGGCgcagcccagccagcagcccccgCGGCTCTATCCCATGGCCACTCTCCTCCAGCAGCGTCTTCTCCGCCCGTGCCAGCGCCAACCCTGCAACACCAAGGGGGGTGAGACGCCCGTGCCAGCCCCGCCATGCCGGAGGGTGAGATGCCTGCGGGGGGCACATGCACCCCATGAAGCCCAGAGGGAGAGAGCCATGTGGAGCCCAGGGCCCATCCAACTGTGTCCCTCCAGCTGCCCTCAGCCCAGCTGTCACCCCCACCCAACCAATGGATTTATTGGGAAACCCCCTCCGATTGGCAGcctgccctccccagccccctcgcTTCActcgcccccctcctcccacccctcatgGGATATGACGCAGTGAGAATTTTCTTAGTATTTTGTTGGGTGCTggacgtgcctcagtttccccagtgtgCTGCATGTTTACCTAGCTGGAGGGAAAGGGGGTTTAATTTTGCAGAGACCCAGAGAACCAGGTGGGACTGTTGAATGGCTGCCTGGACCCAGACAATGGCTAGACATTTTGTAACTCAGCAACTGATAACCCAGGGGCTACAGCCAAAGAGAACAAAGCTGAGGTGGAAGCCAGGTGACCCTGTTTGCCCTGAAGGGGAACAAaggatggaggaggggcagctgggcatgACTGAGGGTGGGCTGCTGGAAACGGGGCTCAGCCTCCTGTTGGGGGTCCCAGGTGGAGATCAAGGCTTGGAGCTCTGGGTCTGACCAAGATGGCCGTGGCTGGAACTTCCTGGGTTCGGTGCTAACAAAGAACTTGCCTACGCTGTGCTCCAGATGGCTGATAAACCTTCTGTGTCACATGCTGGCTGAGTCACTGTAATTGCGGAGTTGGGGTTCAGGGCTCTTTGGGGGCATGTGAGGCTTCCCCAGGTGTCACATCCAGGCGGACTCCTTGTGGGGAGCTCAGTGAGAAACAGGGGGCTAAATGCTCCGagctcagacccaggaggtgcTGAAGCCAAGGAGGCTTCTTGCCCCAGTGAGAGTGTTATACTCAAGAGGGTCCTGCCTGGGTTTGATTCAGAGCTGTTCAAAAGCACCGAGCCTGTGACACGgccccacccacccagcccccctcGCCTTGCCTGCCCTCCGCCCATGTCACCTCCCTCGCCTCAGCCGCCTGCGCAGCCCCGTCCACATTGCCCCCCAGTAGCCTCTTACCCCCCCCATATCTCCATCCCTGCCCGATACCCTctgacagcccccaccccccacaggcaCCTCCGAGTCCACAGAGCACTCCCAGACTCCAGTGCTGGGCACGCTTTTCAGCACCTGCCCTCTTACCCCGACACTAGCCATCCCTCGCAGTCCCCATCCGTCCCGCCCCCCGTCCCAGGTGCCAGACACCCCATACCCAGGTGCTGGAAGTACTCCTCCACGCCGCTCCATGTGTTCTTTTCAATCAGGGCTCTCACAAGGTTCCAGGGCTGCTTCCGGTACCGGATCTCGGAGGAGACTCTGGGGAAGgcagagtcgggggggggggggaggtgtgtcAATGACCTGCTCCTTGGGGAGCACTGGGGTGGAGGCGAGCTGCCAGGCCAGGATGCTGGGAAGCAGCTCCCTAGAGCAGATGCGGTGGGGTCCTGTTGCCCAGAGATTCCCAGCAGCAGACCCACCCGTCACaaatcccaaggccagaagacACCATTGTGCTCATCTGAGCTGAGCCATCCCTAGCATGGGCCTGCCCTGAACGAacgcctgcccccaccccacggcTGCAGCAGAGCTTCAGCGGGGTCCTGGCTCCAGCTCTAGTCCCCCATGGCCAAGAAAGATCAGCTCCACCCAGGCCGGGAGCTGCAAGACACTCAGCCCGAGCTCCTGAGAGGGACGGGAAGAGCTGAGCTTGGTTAGCCCCCAGTGCATGTTGAGAGGCTCCATGTGCACCCCATAAatccagcagggggtgggggcaggtcaGGGCACAAGGCCCAGTGGGGCAGGACGGGGCACAAGGCCCAGTGAGGCCGCACTGGGCAGGTACCTGTGGCGGTGgcgggagcagggccggctccaggcaccagcccaccaagcttgtacttggggcggcacctggaggggggcgacacggcgcggtgctccggctccggccgccggggagagcggagccgcagtgggctcgccgccttcccccggcgctctggctgccggggagagcggagcctgtggcgggctcgctgccctcctcccggcgctctggcctccggggagagcggagccccggccgggctctccgccctcctcctggcgctctggcctccggggagagtggagccccggctgggctctccgccctccccccggcgctccggctggtcggggagagcggcccgcggccaggctcggcgccctcctcTGCCTtgggaggcaaaaaagccagagccggccctgggcaggagaAAATGGTTTCTGATGGCTGGAGGTGGGATGGTCTGTGGCAGCCCCAAGAGCCGGGGGAACCAGTCCTGTTGCAGACAGAGCTCAGGACGTCCCTGGAGGGGGTGCTCAGATGGGGCTGCCTGCCGGGTCAGGGACCTGCCAGCCCTACGTGGGCTTTACAGATGGGCAGTGAGTGGGAATCTGCACAGCCTGGGAGATTGTTCCAGGGCTTAGTTCTGGGCACAGTTCAGTTCCAGGCTGATTTAgttccagcttcaacttccagccgctGGCTGTTCGTGTTGGACTTTTGTCTGCTAGAGAGACGAGCCCAGCACTGGGTGTCTGATCCCAAGCAGCATGGCCAGACAGGAGCCTCACTCTTGACCCTACTCTGGGTTAAGGGAAAGAGCTGGAGCTCCGGGAGCCTCTCCCTCTCAGGCAGGGTTCCTGACCCTTTCCTCATTCTCAGGGCTCTTCCTGGacccctccccaatttatcaccatcctccttggcttgtgggcaccagaactggacacaggggCCCAGCAGCGTCACACCAGGGCCAAACCTAGAGggaaaatcacctccctgcttcTTCTCAAGATTCCCATTTGTGCACCCAGGGCTGCATTAGTCCCTCTGGCCCCAGCGTTGCATGGGAATCCATGTTCAGCTGGTATCTCTTTGGGAGATGCCACGGCTGGCGGCAGGAGGGAACACTGTTGACGTAACACACCTAGATCTTCTACAGCCTTTGACTTGGGACCACACGACATTTAGAGTGACAAACCGAGACTGCTACGAAATCAGCGTGGCCCACACTGAACGCATTCGTGGCCGGTTAACTGACAGGGCCCAAAATGAACCCTGTAAACAGGAACCAGCCCTTGAGGGGGGTGTCTCCAGGGGGTCCTGTAGGGATTGGGGTCTCAGCCTGTGCTATTTGCAGCTTTATCAATGGCCTGAAAGAAAACTTCAATTCATCCCTGGTCACATCAGCAGAAGACACAGACATTGGGGAACAGGAAATAACGCAGAGGCCGGATCACTGGCACAGAGCCACTGGGATGGGGGAcgccacaacccccaaatcttttcacCATCCCTGCTCCACACAGAGGAGGGACAGAGTCCCCCCGGTCTGAGTGTGTGGCCAATGCTCTTTGTGCCTAGCTGGACAGTTACATGGAGACGTATTACAAGGCACCATGTGCTCATGGCCAGCTCACCAAGCCGTACTGATTTTGCATCAATCTCGGTTTGTCACTCTAAATGTCATGTAGTCCCAAGTCAAAGGCCGTAGAGGATCTAAGTGTGTTACATCAACACTGTTCCCTCCTGCTGCCAGCTTTGACATCTCCTCCCAAAGAGATCAAGCTAGCAACAGGATCTATTTTCAATAAACCCATGGCAATTGGCATTAATTCCATCCCCCTCCTTTAATTCATTATTAACTGAGTCCATATCAGctgctcctttctctctcccaggATTGCTGTTAGGCTGTCAGCACTATAAGCACCCAGGCCATCccctttaccctttttaaaagaGCGGCACAACAGTAGTTTTCTCCCAGatctctggaacttccccagtgctccaagacttattgaaaatcaacctTAATGGGCCAGCgagttcctcagccagctcctttcaaactcttggatgcaagttctctggacctgctgatttcaaAGGATCTGACTTTCATAGTGTGGAGCAGCCGTGAGACAAAGAGAGCCAGCCACCAGAGGAATTCCCAGCACCACTCTCTGGATGGGGggtgccccccccaaactcccagtgCAGAGGGGCTCTGAGGCGGGGCGGTACCTGAGGCGGGCCGTGCCTGTAGCCAGCGTGCTGATGCAGTAGCGGTGGGCAGTGTAGAAGTAGTCCTGGTAGGGGATGCCCTGCGTGATCACCTCCGAGTCCACCACGCAGGCACCACTATCGGGGCTGGCACGGAACAGGGTCTGGGAGGAGGCCAGCTCTGCTCATCTCATCACAGGCCAGAAACAGCCCTGCATTGTCCCGCCACGCCTGCTGCCATCCTGCACttgctaccccctcccccccacggttGCCACCCCGCCCCAGCAGTCCAGCCCCCCCATGCAGTCCAGCCCCACCCGCCGCCCCGCGCAGTCCAGCCCCCCCATGCAGTTCAGCCCCATCCCTGACCTGCCACCCCGCCCCGCGCagtccagccccacccctgaccTGCCGCCCCACCCCGCGCAGTCCAGTCCCCCCCACCATGCagtccagccccacccctgaccTGCCGCCCCACCCCGCGCAGTCCAGTCCCCCCCACCATGCagtccagccccacccctgaccTGCCGCCCCACCCCGCGCAGTCCAGTCCCCCCCACCATGCAGTCCAGCCCCACCTCTGACCTGCCGCCCTGCACTGCGGAGTCCAGCCCCCACACCTGCTGCCCCCTACCATGCAGTCCAGCCCCACTCCATccagcccccccatcccgctGCTCCTTCACACCCTCCTGGGGCTCCGCTGCCCCCTCACCTGTGTCTCCACCACAGCAGCTGCCTTAGGCCCCAGCGGGTTGCTGAGGGGGATGGTATAGGAGAGGACACGGCTCTGGTGGCACTTGCTCTTGCCACTCCATGAGGTCAGCGTCACgtctggggagagcagggggtacCATCAGGGCGGGGGCAATCGTCCACTCAGGggccttcccccatctccccccacgCATGCCTCTCATCCCCAACTCCCAGATACAAGGCCCTGCGTGGCCCAGTGGGGCACCCGGCAGCATGAGCTGGTGACCCATGTCCTCCAGCCAGCACAGGCCACACGGGTCGTGTGCAGCGCCAGGCATGGGCCTGGTGCCCAGTCCAAGGCCTCCCCTGCGCTGCCGTTGGCAGCTCCCTGGAGCACCAAGCCCAGAATCTCTGAGGGCAGCGGGTCCCAGGTGTTGGGCGATGCCCCACTGCGCTGCCCTCCTGTGCCCACCACACATATGCCCAAGACCCTTGGCCTGGCTGGCGCGGGGTGTGTGCCCTGGGGGTGGAGAGTGCCCTCGCCCTGCACTGGCtgctcctggcccagccccactCAACTTCGGGATCTCTGCGAGGCCGCCTGGCCTGGAGCTACCGTGTCCCCTGCCCCATACACCTCGACTCGGGCCAGCAGCGCCCCATGGGTGTCCTGAGGAGTGAGCCAGACCCAGCCCAGCTGTCATCTGGAGGGTGGAAGGGGGCAGCCAGCTTGTGGCCCCAGGGAAGACTCAGCCCCAGCccacgcccctgccctgccccacctgtGAACTTGCGCTGGCCCAAGAAACTCTGCATGAACGGCGAGTCGCTGAAGAGCATCTGCTGCAGCCGCTCGGCCCCCAGGCAATAGACGCAGTTCAGCAGCAGCCGCCCGGGCAGGTCTGAGAAGGCGTCCACCTcccctggggggagagaggggtgaggAGCTGCCTGGGTCCTAACCCAGTTCTGGGAGGACAGTGGGATCAGAGCaggcaggctgggagccaggactcctaggttctattcctggctctgggaggggagtggggcctagtggttagagcaggggtctgggagccaagattcctgggttctctccttggCTCTGGGAGAGAGGTGAGGCCTAATGGTTAAAGCTGAGGGCTGGTAtgtttgggcagggctgggctatcACCTTCATCCTgcgtggaggaggaagaggaggagttgcTGGTGTCAGTGGGGAGGTCCTCATGGGGTAGCAGGTCCCCCAGGGCAGGCAGCGgggccccccccagcaccgcagccTTCGGGGGCTCCAGCCCCGGTGTCACTGTGCAGTTGGAGGCAGTATCCGCCTGGCTGTCCACATTCTCCTCGGGGTCCTCTGccagctggggggaagggaaagtaaGGGGGGCCCCAACATGGGCCCAAAAcctcccccagccttgccccttcccttctccaacctccCCTAGAACCTCCTCCAGCCCCAACCTTCCCTTCCCCAACTCCCCAaagc contains the following coding sequences:
- the GRAMD1A gene encoding protein Aster-A isoform X2 produces the protein MPSPHPFVQRAERGEGEGRKPPGLWLLPLPPRGGRAAGRPGRDTGHVRHRQPLPPEQPQQLSVPAEAPTAAPPDLPRAPCRCHGGKEHRECPRAGPLVCPPQLPTECQEFHPQQQESAKLMLSPTYKQRNEDFRRIFKGLPESERLLVDYSCALQRDILLQGRLYLSENWLCFYSNIFRWETTISVPLREVKCLKKEKMAKLIPNAIQVCTAADKHFFTSFGARDRCFMLIFRLWQNALLEKTLSPRELWHIVHQGYGAELGLTSEDDDYVCPVPTDELNGLGPARELSDMELRDLALPCAADLKLEPSPTLARTAASQSFHSLASSSDGAASLAEDPEENVDSQADTASNCTVTPGLEPPKAAVLGGAPLPALGDLLPHEDLPTDTSNSSSSSSTQDEGEVDAFSDLPGRLLLNCVYCLGAERLQQMLFSDSPFMQSFLGQRKFTDVTLTSWSGKSKCHQSRVLSYTIPLSNPLGPKAAAVVETQTLFRASPDSGACVVDSEVITQGIPYQDYFYTAHRYCISTLATGTARLRVSSEIRYRKQPWNLVRALIEKNTWSGVEEYFQHLGLALARAEKTLLEESGHGIEPRGLLAGLRRRKRTLGWRAPHAEPTLATLPPSETGPRTLRPSSSLAARLSQQLMERSRGPTVSTLILIVSLVLLVLVVLNVMLLYRLWALEHTARAFQAWQASALARGKLPRTAGEWAEVLELQRRFHGAEVQKWRRILEASVELLDEMKVSLEKLHQGIMMAEPPPEPGQADAIS
- the GRAMD1A gene encoding protein Aster-A isoform X8, which gives rise to MPSPHPFVQRAERGEGEGRKPPGLWLLPLPPRGGRAAGRPGRDTGHVRHRQPLPPEQPQQLSVPAEAPTAAPPDLPRAPCRCHGGKEHRECPRAGPLVCPPQLPTECQEFHPQQQESAKLMLSPTYKQRNEDFRRIFKGLPESERLLVDYSCALQRDILLQGRLYLSENWLCFYSNIFRWETTISVPLREVKCLKKEKMAKLIPNAIQVCTAADKHFFTSFGARDRCFMLIFRLWQNALLEKTLSPRELWHIVHQGYGAELGLTSEDDDYVCPVPTDELNGLGPARELSDMELRDLALPCAADLKLEPSPTLARTAASQSFHSLASSSDGAASLAEDPEENVDSQADTASNCTVTPGLEPPKAAVLGGAPLPALGDLLPHEDLPTDTSNSSSSSSTQDEGEVDAFSDLPGRLLLNCVYCLGAERLQQMLFSDSPFMQSFLGQRKFTDVTLTSWSGKSKCHQSRVLSYTIPLSNPLGPKAAAVVETQTLFRASPDSGACVVDSEVITQGIPYQDYFYTAHRYCISTLATGTARLRVSSEIRYRKQPWNLVRALIEKNTWSGVEEYFQHLGLALARAEKTLLEESGHGIEPRGLLAGLRRRKRTLGWRAPHAEPTLATLPPSETGPRTLRPSSSLAARLSQQLMERSRGPTVSTLILIVSLVICVSLLVLVVLNVMLLYRLWALEHTARAFQAWQASALARG
- the GRAMD1A gene encoding protein Aster-A isoform X7, which produces MPSPHPFVQRAERGEGEGRKPPGLWLLPLPPRGGRAAGRPGRDTGHVRHRQPLPPEQPQQLSVPAEAPTAAPPDLPRAPCRCHGGKEHRECPRAGPLVCPPQLPTECQEFHPQQQESAKLMLSPTYKQRNEDFRRIFKGLPESERLLVDYSCALQRDILLQGRLYLSENWLCFYSNIFRWETTISVPLREVKCLKKEKMAKLIPNAIQVCTAADKHFFTSFGARDRCFMLIFRLWQNALLEKTLSPRELWHIVHQGYGAELGLTSEDDDYVCPVPTDELNGLGPARELSDMELRDLALPCAADLKLEPSPTLARTAASQSFHSLASSSDGAASLAEDPEENVDSQADTASNCTVTPGLEPPKAAVLGGAPLPALGDLLPHEDLPTDTSNSSSSSSTQDEGEVDAFSDLPGRLLLNCVYCLGAERLQQMLFSDSPFMQSFLGQRKFTDVTLTSWSGKSKCHQSRVLSYTIPLSNPLGPKAAAVVETQTLFRASPDSGACVVDSEVITQGIPYQDYFYTAHRYCISTLATGTARLRVSSEIRYRKQPWNLVRALIEKNTWSGVEEYFQHLGSLAARLSQQLMERSRGPTVSTLILIVSLVLLVLVVLNVMLLYRLWALEHTARAFQAWQASALARGKLPRTAGEWAEVLELQRRFHGAEVQKWRRILEASVELLDEMKVSLEKLHQGIMMAEPPPEPGQADAIS